From one Humulus lupulus chromosome 8, drHumLupu1.1, whole genome shotgun sequence genomic stretch:
- the LOC133795287 gene encoding small ribosomal subunit protein mS86 (rPPR1)-like, whose translation MSLISRLRQASTSLRRFSTLLSPDSTKPLSAKEKTRAALSLIKFEKNPSRIVEICKAASLTPEAPLDRITLSVAITKLSESNHFEIIREFLDDLKSRPDLRTERFISHAMVLYGQAKMIDQAIQTFKQCNELGVVPSVRILNSLIFACILAKDYKEVSRVFVEFPKAYGIVPNRDTYNRVIQAFSESGSTSSAYSILAEMDRKNVKPDATTFGCLLSGFYSEERFEEVGKVLTLMEKYGLRLGVSTYNIRIHSLCKLKKVEEAKALLDGMLSREIKPNSVTYSHLIHGFCKAGKLVEAKKLFREMTHKGCQPDSNCYFTLVYFMCQGKDFDNALEISKESIAKKWVPNFTTMKSLVDGLVSASKVAEAKELISLIKENIRVKVDLWDEIEAGLPQ comes from the coding sequence CCGTCAAGCTTCCACTTCCCTACGCCGGTTCTCTACTCTGTTATCTCCAGACTCGACCAAACCACTCTCCGCAAAAGAAAAAACTAGGGCGGCTCTTAGCCTCATCAAGTTTGAAAAGAATCCTAGTCGCATCGTCGAGATTTGCAAGGCTGCCTCCCTCACCCCCGAGGCCCCACTGGACCGGATCACTCTCTCAGTCGCCATCACCAAGCTCTCGGAATCGAATCACTTTGAAATCATCCGCGAGTTCCTCGATGACCTCAAGTCCCGCCCCGACCTCAGAACCGAGCGCTTTATTTCACACGCCATGGTTCTGTATGGCCAGGCGAAGATGATCGACCAGGCTATTCAAACATTTAAGCAATGCAATGAACTTGGCGTTGTTCCTTCAGTTAGGATTTTGAACTCTTTGATTTTCGCTTGCATTCTCGCCAAGGATTACAAGGAGGTTAGTCGCGTTTTCGTCGAGTTCCCGAAGGCTTACGGGATCGTACCGAATCGGGATACTTACAACAGGGTGATCCAGGCCTTTTCTGAGTCGGGCTCGACTAGCTCGGCGTACTCGATATTAGCGGAGATGGATAGGAAGAATGTGAAGCCTGATGCGACTACTTTTGGGTGCTTGTTATCTGGGTTTTACTCCGAAGAGCGGTTTGAGGAGGTGGGGAAAGTCTTGACATTGATGGAGAAGTATGGATTGCGTTTAGGGGTGAGTACTTACAACATTAGGATCCATAGTTTGTGTAAATTGAAGAAAGTGGAGGAGGCCAAAGCTTTGTTGGATGGTATGTTATCAAGGGAAATTAAGCCCAATTCCGTCACATATAGCCATTTGATTCATGGGTTTTGTAAAGCAGGGAAATTAGTTGAAGCCAAGAAACTGTTTAGAGAAATGACTCACAAAGGTTGCCAACCTGATAGTAACTGCTATTTTACACTGGTTTACTTCATGTGCCAAGGCAAGGACTTTGATAATGCGTTGGAGATTTCTAAGGAGAGTATTGCGAAGAAATGGGTTCCTAATTTCACCACTATGAAGTCTCTCGTGGATGGGCTAGTGAGTGCTTCGAAAGTAGCAGAGGCAAAGGAGCTTATTTCCCTAATCAAGGAAAATATTAGAGTGAAAGTAGATTTGTGGGATGAAATTGAAGCTGGCTTGCCTCAATGA